In one window of Hymenobacter nivis DNA:
- the pseC gene encoding UDP-4-amino-4,6-dideoxy-N-acetyl-beta-L-altrosamine transaminase, with the protein MLDPTFYPAHPLPYGHQHITDADVAAVADALRADFLTQGPRVAEFEARFAEYIGARYAVAVSNGTAALHLCALALGVGPGQRVITTPLTFAASANCVLYCGGEVHFADIDPVTGHIDLAQVRALLAAHPKGHFQGLIPVDFAGLGADLEQARALADEFGLWVIEDACHAPGGFFVDSKGQERRCGSGQLADLAIFSFHPVKHIATGEGGMVTTNDERLYHRLLRLRTHGITRDEASFVNPGEGGWYMEMQELGYNYRISDINCALGLSQLARADAGLARRRQLAARYDDAFAALPGVDVLAPGRPGHAYHLYVVQVADRRGLYDFLKARQIFAQVHYIPVHRMPYYERLGWKKGDFPQAEAYYARCLSLPLYPTLTNDEQDYVVACIREFNSQ; encoded by the coding sequence ATGCTCGACCCCACTTTCTACCCCGCCCACCCCCTGCCCTACGGCCACCAGCACATCACCGACGCCGACGTGGCCGCCGTGGCCGACGCCTTGCGCGCCGATTTCCTGACCCAGGGCCCCCGCGTGGCGGAGTTTGAGGCCCGGTTTGCCGAATACATCGGGGCCCGCTACGCCGTGGCCGTGAGCAACGGCACGGCGGCGCTGCACCTGTGCGCGTTGGCGCTGGGCGTGGGCCCCGGGCAGCGCGTCATCACCACGCCCCTCACCTTCGCGGCCTCGGCCAACTGCGTGCTGTACTGCGGCGGCGAGGTGCACTTTGCCGACATAGACCCCGTTACCGGGCACATCGACCTTGCGCAAGTGCGGGCCTTGCTTGCCGCACACCCGAAGGGCCATTTCCAGGGCCTGATTCCGGTGGATTTTGCCGGGCTGGGCGCGGATTTGGAGCAGGCCCGGGCCCTGGCCGACGAGTTTGGCCTGTGGGTTATTGAGGATGCCTGCCACGCACCGGGCGGCTTTTTTGTCGATTCCAAGGGGCAGGAGCGGCGCTGCGGCAGCGGGCAGCTGGCCGATTTGGCCATCTTCAGCTTCCACCCCGTCAAGCACATTGCCACCGGCGAGGGCGGCATGGTAACGACCAACGACGAGCGCCTCTACCACCGCCTGCTGCGCCTGCGCACCCACGGCATCACCCGCGACGAGGCCTCGTTTGTGAACCCCGGCGAGGGCGGCTGGTACATGGAAATGCAGGAGTTGGGCTACAACTACCGCATTTCCGACATTAACTGCGCCTTGGGTCTCAGCCAGTTGGCGCGCGCTGACGCTGGCTTGGCCCGCCGCCGCCAGCTGGCCGCCCGCTACGATGATGCCTTTGCTGCCCTGCCCGGCGTGGACGTGCTGGCCCCCGGCCGCCCCGGCCACGCCTACCACCTCTACGTGGTGCAGGTGGCCGACCGGCGCGGCCTCTACGACTTCCTCAAAGCCCGGCAAATTTTTGCGCAGGTGCACTACATTCCGGTCCACCGGATGCCGTACTACGAGCGGCTGGGCTGGAAAAAGGGCGATTTCCCGCAGGCCGAGGCCTACTACGCCCGCTGCCTGAGCCTGCCCCTCTACCCTACCCTCACCAACGACGAGCAGGACTACGTGGTGGCCTGCATCCGGGAGTTTAATAGCCAATAG
- a CDS encoding TylF/MycF/NovP-related O-methyltransferase, whose product MTIQDFDSAQAIHYENGYYLTSDITRLAKAMGHFELYKLITGLPGAVVECGVFKATSLVRWATFRELLESPLSRRIVGFDIFGAFPRHGDESDNAFAARHDDVAGQGLSVEQVQTVLTHKGLRNVELVPGDVVETIPAYVGAHPELRIALLHIDVDVYKPSKVALDAFYDLVVPGGVLIFDDYGTVAGETRAVDELVARHNLQLQKLSYTHTPSFVVKPRIASPNTQ is encoded by the coding sequence ATGACTATTCAGGATTTTGATTCGGCGCAAGCCATCCATTACGAAAACGGCTACTACCTGACCAGCGACATCACGCGGCTGGCCAAGGCAATGGGGCACTTTGAATTGTACAAGCTGATAACCGGCCTGCCGGGCGCAGTGGTGGAATGCGGGGTATTTAAAGCCACTTCGCTCGTGCGCTGGGCTACTTTTCGGGAATTGCTGGAAAGTCCATTATCGCGACGTATCGTCGGATTTGACATTTTTGGCGCTTTCCCGCGGCACGGAGACGAGTCGGACAACGCGTTTGCAGCCCGCCACGACGACGTGGCTGGCCAGGGCCTAAGCGTGGAACAGGTGCAAACCGTGCTGACGCACAAAGGGCTGCGCAACGTGGAGTTAGTCCCCGGCGACGTGGTGGAAACAATACCTGCTTACGTGGGGGCCCACCCGGAGCTGCGCATCGCCCTGCTGCACATCGACGTAGACGTGTACAAGCCCAGCAAGGTAGCCTTGGACGCATTTTACGACCTAGTTGTGCCCGGCGGCGTGCTTATTTTTGATGATTACGGCACCGTGGCGGGCGAAACCCGTGCCGTGGACGAATTAGTGGCTCGCCACAACTTACAGCTGCAAAAACTGTCTTACACGCACACGCCAAGCTTTGTGGTGAAGCCCAGAATTGCCTCGCCAAATACACAATAA
- a CDS encoding pseudaminic acid biosynthesis-associated methylase, with translation MTSNPNTKQEHFWTSDFGRHYTDRNSRHLADWNQFYLDNWGQTKLAMNERFLGHLSREARIMEVGCNTGMQLMGLQENGFKNLYGVEIQPYAVEKAKEYTQHVNIVQGSGLDLPFKDDFFDVVGTNGVLIHISPDDLPKVMAEMMRCTSRYIWGFEYYMPDITTIKYRDNVGYAWKGDYARLFMEQFPGQLRVVQQEFFPYVNPAEQGNTDCMYLLEKIGA, from the coding sequence ATGACATCCAATCCCAACACAAAGCAGGAACATTTCTGGACCAGCGACTTTGGCCGCCACTATACCGACCGCAACTCGCGGCACTTGGCGGACTGGAACCAATTTTACCTCGACAACTGGGGCCAGACCAAATTGGCCATGAACGAGCGTTTTCTGGGGCACCTGAGCCGCGAGGCGCGCATTATGGAAGTTGGCTGCAACACCGGCATGCAGTTGATGGGCCTGCAAGAAAACGGGTTCAAGAACCTCTACGGGGTTGAAATTCAGCCCTACGCCGTCGAGAAGGCCAAAGAGTACACCCAGCACGTAAACATTGTGCAGGGCAGCGGCCTGGATCTGCCTTTTAAGGACGATTTCTTTGACGTGGTGGGTACCAATGGCGTGTTGATTCACATTTCGCCCGACGACTTGCCTAAAGTAATGGCCGAAATGATGCGCTGCACCAGCCGCTACATCTGGGGGTTCGAGTACTACATGCCTGACATCACCACGATTAAGTACCGCGACAACGTGGGCTACGCTTGGAAAGGCGACTACGCCCGCTTGTTCATGGAGCAGTTTCCGGGCCAGCTGCGGGTGGTGCAGCAGGAGTTTTTTCCGTACGTGAACCCAGCCGAGCAAGGCAATACGGACTGCATGTACTTGCTGGAAAAAATAGGGGCCTGA
- a CDS encoding cytidylyltransferase domain-containing protein has product MSGALRVGIVSQARMTSTRLPGKVLLRAGADSLLGWHLRRLRQTGLPVFLATTTNAADDVLAAFGAAHGLPVTRGDEHDVLGRFLLCARQHDLEAVVRVTSDCPLIAAELITEGVARYRAAADPRLYLSNVLQRTYPRGFDFEVFSRELLEEAARRATLPAEREHVTPYINQNRSGTVRLAHLTRATDASRYRLTVDTPEDFTLARALLADYNAGRLDCEEIIALLAAHPKLVALNAEVEQKKI; this is encoded by the coding sequence ATGAGCGGCGCTTTGCGCGTCGGCATCGTGTCGCAGGCCCGGATGACCAGCACGCGCCTGCCGGGCAAGGTGCTGCTCCGGGCCGGGGCCGATTCGCTGCTGGGCTGGCACCTGCGGCGGCTGCGCCAGACCGGGCTGCCGGTGTTTTTGGCCACCACCACCAACGCGGCCGACGACGTGCTGGCCGCCTTTGGTGCGGCGCACGGCTTGCCCGTGACGCGGGGCGACGAGCACGACGTGCTGGGCCGCTTCTTGCTTTGCGCCCGGCAGCACGACCTGGAGGCCGTGGTGCGGGTCACGAGCGACTGCCCGCTCATCGCGGCCGAGTTGATTACCGAAGGCGTGGCCCGCTACCGGGCCGCGGCCGACCCGCGCCTGTACCTGTCCAACGTGTTGCAGCGGACGTACCCGCGCGGTTTCGATTTCGAGGTATTCTCGCGGGAGTTGCTGGAGGAAGCTGCCCGGCGGGCTACCCTGCCCGCCGAGCGGGAGCACGTCACGCCTTATATCAACCAGAACCGTTCCGGTACCGTGCGCTTGGCGCACTTGACCCGCGCCACTGATGCCAGCCGCTACCGCCTCACCGTGGACACGCCGGAGGACTTTACGCTGGCCCGGGCGTTGTTGGCTGATTATAACGCGGGCCGGCTCGATTGCGAAGAAATAATTGCCCTGCTTGCCGCCCACCCCAAGTTGGTGGCGCTGAATGCGGAGGTCGAGCAAAAAAAGATTTAA
- the pseG gene encoding UDP-2,4-diacetamido-2,4,6-trideoxy-beta-L-altropyranose hydrolase, giving the protein MGIPLVFDTAANPAPWGPRLVLRADGGSTTGLGHVMRLLALAEIVRRQFSETVFVVQNPADSLRGLLATAGLPVQELPEQPLATEAVWLRQHLLRDDDVLVLDGYGFDFAYQQAVRRGAAKLVCLDDLHAFPFAADLVLNPAGGISEASYEVRTLGARLLAGPAFAPLRSAFQTSNELLANPGTVLLCLGGADPHHLTQQVATQLLALPEAAVQQLHVVVGPAYKGWQQLCEWGTSHPRLTLHRALPAAGLGALMRGCGAAVLSPSTVSYEYCAAGGGLLFTLPTADNQHDLDQFLRGAGLALPYPSVANVLTGTEAVRVGARLRAAQRQHFDGLAPTRLRQAFAALRISAPSFHLLPIALSNSELLLAWTNDPVVRQHSFSPKPVARAEHEAWLRTRLADPNSLLLLAEDIDSGAPVGLIRFQVAGTLATLSYQLATAWRGRGLAAPLLLAGTEAVQQRFPRVRRVQGQVRAANLASGRAFERAGFERAALEADAPTGGLNFVWIA; this is encoded by the coding sequence GTGGGAATCCCGCTCGTTTTCGATACTGCCGCAAATCCTGCACCGTGGGGGCCCCGGCTGGTGCTGCGGGCCGATGGGGGCTCAACCACCGGGCTAGGCCATGTGATGCGGCTGCTGGCATTGGCTGAAATAGTGCGCCGACAATTTTCGGAAACGGTTTTCGTGGTGCAAAACCCCGCCGATTCTTTACGTGGGCTGCTGGCCACGGCGGGCTTGCCCGTGCAGGAACTGCCAGAGCAACCGCTGGCTACGGAGGCCGTGTGGCTGCGGCAACATTTACTGCGCGACGATGACGTGCTGGTGCTCGACGGCTATGGCTTTGATTTTGCGTACCAACAGGCCGTGCGGCGCGGCGCGGCCAAGCTGGTGTGCCTGGATGATTTACACGCTTTTCCCTTTGCGGCGGATTTGGTGTTGAACCCCGCCGGAGGCATTTCCGAAGCGAGTTACGAGGTGCGTACACTGGGGGCCCGGCTGTTGGCCGGACCGGCTTTTGCTCCGTTGCGGTCCGCCTTCCAAACGAGTAATGAGTTACTGGCAAACCCGGGCACGGTACTTCTATGCCTGGGCGGGGCCGACCCTCACCACCTCACGCAGCAAGTAGCCACTCAGCTGCTGGCGTTGCCGGAGGCGGCGGTGCAACAATTGCATGTAGTGGTTGGACCGGCCTATAAAGGGTGGCAGCAATTGTGCGAATGGGGCACCTCGCACCCTCGCCTGACGTTGCACCGGGCCTTACCCGCCGCCGGGTTGGGGGCCCTAATGCGCGGCTGTGGCGCGGCGGTGCTTTCCCCCAGCACCGTCAGCTACGAATATTGCGCGGCCGGCGGCGGCTTATTGTTTACCCTGCCCACGGCTGACAACCAGCACGACCTCGACCAGTTTTTGCGGGGGGCGGGCCTGGCGCTGCCGTACCCCAGCGTTGCCAACGTACTGACGGGTACCGAAGCGGTTCGCGTGGGGGCCCGGCTGCGGGCCGCCCAGCGGCAGCACTTCGATGGCCTGGCTCCGACGCGACTGCGGCAGGCTTTTGCGGCTTTGCGCATATCCGCGCCGTCTTTTCACTTACTTCCCATTGCCCTCTCGAACTCGGAGTTGCTGCTGGCCTGGACCAACGACCCCGTGGTGCGGCAGCATTCTTTTTCTCCCAAGCCAGTTGCACGTGCGGAACACGAAGCTTGGTTGCGGACCCGCCTCGCCGACCCAAACTCGCTACTGCTATTGGCTGAAGATATTGACAGCGGGGCCCCGGTGGGCCTTATCCGATTTCAGGTGGCAGGCACGCTGGCCACGCTGAGCTACCAGTTGGCCACCGCATGGCGCGGGCGCGGACTAGCCGCACCGCTGCTACTGGCCGGCACCGAGGCTGTACAGCAGCGGTTTCCAAGGGTACGCCGGGTACAAGGGCAAGTGCGGGCCGCCAACCTAGCCTCGGGGCGGGCCTTCGAGCGGGCCGGGTTTGAGCGGGCCGCGCTTGAAGCCGACGCACCGACCGGGGGCCTCAATTTTGTTTGGATTGCCTGA
- a CDS encoding GNAT family N-acetyltransferase, with the protein MQIGSYRIGPDQPPLIIAGLFGKYTQNLSRGLAIIDAVAAAGTHTVKLQTYTADTMILPGANRITGPQLLWFGRGLHEKFGFRRESYFRQHVHKNGSFHNVVGLALLRHEWQLMREYLQARFVRG; encoded by the coding sequence ATGCAAATCGGTTCCTACCGCATCGGCCCCGACCAGCCGCCGCTCATCATCGCCGGGCTTTTCGGCAAATATACCCAGAACCTGAGCCGCGGCCTAGCCATCATCGACGCCGTGGCCGCCGCTGGGACTCATACCGTCAAGCTTCAGACTTACACCGCCGATACGATGATACTGCCCGGGGCCAACCGCATCACGGGCCCCCAGTTGCTGTGGTTTGGCCGAGGGCTGCACGAGAAGTTTGGATTCCGGCGCGAGTCCTATTTCCGCCAGCATGTGCACAAGAATGGCTCGTTCCACAACGTGGTAGGCCTGGCCCTGCTGCGCCACGAGTGGCAGCTGATGCGCGAGTACTTGCAGGCCCGCTTCGTGCGCGGCTAG
- the pseI gene encoding pseudaminic acid synthase, with protein MPEIHIGGRPVGPQHPPFVIAEMSGNHNQSLDRALALVDAAAAAGVHALKLQTYTADTITMDTGFVIREEGQSLWEGRDLYKLYQEAHTPWAWHAEIFARARQHGLLAFSSPFDETAVDFLETLDVPAYKIASFENAHWPLLRKVAATGKPVIVSTGAATLSEIDDAVRVLRQAGCRELVLLKCTSTYPASPQNTNLRTIPVLAETFGCPIGLSDHTMGVGASVAAVALGACVIEKHFTLSRAEGGVDSAFSLEPHELKLLVDETARAHQALGTVQLCVQPSEEKSRVFKRSIYVAQPIAAGEAFTADNLRIIRPGDGLLPRYWDVVLGRRAVRDLRPGTPLTWDAL; from the coding sequence ATGCCCGAAATCCACATCGGGGGCCGCCCCGTGGGGCCCCAACACCCGCCGTTCGTCATCGCCGAAATGTCGGGCAACCACAACCAGAGCCTCGACCGGGCCCTGGCCCTGGTGGACGCCGCCGCCGCCGCCGGCGTGCACGCCCTCAAGCTCCAGACTTACACCGCCGACACCATCACGATGGACACCGGCTTCGTCATCCGCGAAGAAGGCCAGTCGCTGTGGGAAGGCCGCGATTTGTACAAGCTCTACCAGGAAGCCCACACGCCCTGGGCGTGGCACGCCGAGATTTTTGCCCGCGCCCGGCAGCACGGCCTACTGGCCTTCAGCTCGCCGTTTGACGAAACGGCGGTGGATTTCCTGGAAACGCTCGACGTGCCGGCGTACAAGATTGCCTCGTTTGAGAACGCCCATTGGCCGCTGCTGCGCAAAGTAGCGGCCACCGGCAAGCCGGTGATTGTGAGCACCGGAGCCGCTACCCTCTCGGAGATCGACGACGCCGTGCGGGTGCTGCGCCAGGCCGGCTGCCGCGAGCTGGTGCTGCTGAAATGCACCAGCACCTATCCCGCCTCGCCCCAGAACACCAACCTGCGCACCATCCCGGTGCTGGCCGAAACCTTCGGCTGCCCCATCGGCCTGAGCGACCACACCATGGGCGTGGGCGCCAGCGTGGCCGCCGTGGCCCTGGGGGCCTGCGTCATCGAAAAGCACTTCACCCTGAGCCGCGCCGAGGGCGGCGTCGATTCGGCGTTTTCGCTGGAGCCCCATGAGCTGAAGCTGTTGGTGGACGAAACCGCCCGCGCCCACCAGGCCCTGGGCACGGTGCAGCTGTGCGTACAGCCCAGCGAGGAAAAGAGCCGCGTGTTCAAGCGCAGCATTTACGTGGCGCAGCCGATTGCCGCGGGTGAGGCATTCACCGCCGACAACCTGCGCATTATCCGCCCCGGCGACGGCCTGCTGCCCCGCTACTGGGACGTGGTGCTGGGCCGACGCGCGGTGCGCGACCTGCGCCCCGGTACGCCTTTGACCTGGGATGCGCTCTGA
- a CDS encoding DUF7033 domain-containing protein, translating to MPTDDLILAPPPVAPVTTAVRLAYVWAHFARVYPGALAGALGYVGSGAAVEVANLADGFFGSNQPYPAEPNWREWQGQRVPFFFDNGTQPLLMLTPGRAEISADVVSAAFYLLSGWQEYFSEARDRHGRFPYVASVQARYGFVALPVVNYYLDVLKTAIEHVTGQVLRPRTWGPGALFAAFISHDLDNLRSAWKAPTKAALRAGRLLDFGQQLWQHWTRPDAWDNLEAVAAATAQYGARSTFFVLPEHRPGADGTPNADYALTARLWQRLAKLAKQGHEVALHASIGTADNFTHFDTERQQVLDVEGGGNRFHYLRWEPRLTPGIISKAGITFDSTLGFAEHFGFRHSYCHPFYPFDFSSGSAYEFFEIPLNVMDATLHNPAYLQLGPDEVLPALVPMLAEIEKFGGVATVLWHNQNFDPANTANGPRQFHEIMGWLRGRGAAFLTGTEIWSQFPAA from the coding sequence ATGCCTACCGATGACCTTATTTTGGCTCCGCCGCCCGTTGCGCCGGTCACAACTGCGGTGCGGCTGGCTTACGTGTGGGCCCACTTCGCGCGGGTGTATCCCGGCGCGCTGGCGGGGGCCCTAGGCTACGTGGGCAGCGGCGCAGCGGTGGAAGTAGCCAACTTGGCGGATGGTTTCTTTGGTTCGAATCAGCCGTACCCTGCCGAGCCAAATTGGCGCGAGTGGCAAGGCCAGCGGGTACCATTCTTCTTTGACAACGGCACCCAGCCCCTGCTGATGTTGACGCCGGGTCGGGCTGAAATCAGCGCCGATGTAGTTTCGGCCGCGTTTTATTTGCTCAGCGGCTGGCAGGAATATTTCTCGGAGGCGCGCGACCGTCACGGGCGGTTTCCGTACGTGGCCAGCGTGCAGGCGCGGTATGGCTTCGTGGCGCTGCCGGTGGTCAATTACTACCTCGACGTGCTGAAAACGGCCATCGAGCACGTCACCGGCCAAGTGCTACGCCCGCGTACCTGGGGCCCCGGAGCCCTATTTGCCGCCTTCATCAGCCACGACCTCGACAACCTGCGCAGTGCCTGGAAAGCCCCGACCAAAGCGGCACTGCGGGCCGGCCGGCTGCTGGATTTTGGGCAGCAGTTGTGGCAGCACTGGACGCGGCCCGACGCCTGGGACAACCTCGAAGCCGTTGCCGCCGCCACGGCGCAGTACGGGGCCCGGTCCACGTTTTTCGTACTGCCCGAGCACCGGCCGGGGGCCGATGGCACGCCCAACGCCGACTATGCGCTCACGGCTCGGCTGTGGCAACGGCTAGCCAAATTGGCGAAGCAAGGCCACGAAGTGGCGCTGCACGCCAGCATCGGAACGGCCGATAATTTCACCCATTTTGATACCGAGCGGCAGCAAGTACTCGATGTAGAAGGAGGCGGTAACCGCTTTCACTACCTGCGTTGGGAGCCGCGCCTGACCCCCGGTATAATAAGCAAGGCAGGCATTACTTTCGACTCAACCCTAGGTTTTGCTGAGCATTTCGGGTTTCGGCACTCCTACTGCCACCCCTTTTATCCCTTTGATTTCAGTAGCGGCAGCGCCTACGAGTTTTTCGAAATACCCCTGAATGTGATGGACGCCACGCTGCATAACCCCGCTTATTTGCAGCTGGGCCCCGACGAAGTTTTGCCGGCCCTCGTGCCCATGCTGGCGGAAATTGAAAAGTTTGGCGGGGTGGCCACGGTGCTCTGGCACAACCAGAACTTCGACCCGGCTAACACTGCCAACGGGCCCCGGCAGTTCCACGAAATCATGGGCTGGCTGCGCGGCCGCGGCGCGGCATTCCTGACGGGTACCGAGATTTGGTCCCAGTTTCCGGCGGCGTAG
- a CDS encoding lipopolysaccharide biosynthesis protein, which translates to MGIVQRQGLRNTLISYIGLGIGFVSSTLVLTRLLTPAQLGLTSVLVSLATLAAQLAAFGFASTALRYFPYFRNSAKGHSGFLPLLLGVPLLGFAAVAAALWAGKSFVLSRFSSDAALLGPNYPAIILLTLAVLLLSLQDAYLKSLFYTGFSSFLQEIFLRLYIVGAAGLFWRGYLSFDGFVLAYVGGYALVDVLLAAYLLAIGELHLRPTRAVLRVRPLRELLAFGGFALLGNLSGTIMVTIDALMVGAKLSLAAAGIYAIAFNISTALTLPFRALYKTAFPLIAEYWKEGAMEKMADFYARTTRLNTVLGCYLALGLGLNLDFVYGLIHRPAYAAGSVAVLLLLVGRLVDGITGVNGIIVLTSPRYRFDLVFNASLAVAIVALNALLIPRLGLAGAALSNCLALVGINVLRTWFVWRTYGLQPFDRRIPLIGALAAGAGLAAWLLPVPPNIWGALLLRGGTLTVLYGAGLLLTGAAPEVNGLAAHGWARLRGRRA; encoded by the coding sequence TTGGGCATTGTTCAACGCCAGGGCCTCCGCAACACCCTGATTTCTTACATCGGCCTGGGCATTGGGTTCGTCAGCAGCACGCTGGTGCTCACGCGCTTGCTCACGCCGGCACAGCTCGGCCTCACCTCGGTGCTTGTCTCGCTGGCCACGCTGGCGGCGCAGCTGGCGGCCTTTGGGTTTGCCAGCACGGCGCTGCGTTACTTCCCGTATTTCCGCAATTCGGCGAAGGGCCACTCCGGCTTTTTGCCGCTGCTGCTGGGCGTGCCGCTGCTGGGCTTTGCAGCGGTAGCGGCGGCGCTGTGGGCCGGCAAGAGCTTCGTGCTGAGCCGGTTCTCATCCGATGCCGCCCTGCTGGGGCCCAACTACCCGGCCATTATCCTGCTCACACTGGCCGTACTGCTGCTTTCGCTGCAAGACGCCTACCTGAAGTCGCTGTTCTACACCGGGTTTTCGTCGTTTTTACAAGAGATTTTTCTGCGGCTGTACATTGTGGGGGCGGCGGGGCTTTTTTGGCGCGGCTACTTGTCGTTCGACGGCTTTGTACTGGCCTACGTGGGCGGCTACGCGCTGGTGGACGTGCTGCTGGCGGCCTACCTGCTGGCCATCGGCGAGCTGCACCTGCGGCCCACGCGGGCCGTGCTGCGGGTGCGGCCCCTGCGCGAGCTGCTGGCCTTCGGGGGCTTTGCGCTGCTGGGCAACCTCTCAGGCACCATCATGGTTACCATCGACGCGCTGATGGTGGGCGCCAAGCTCAGCCTGGCGGCGGCCGGCATCTATGCCATTGCCTTCAACATCAGCACGGCCCTCACACTGCCGTTCCGGGCCCTCTACAAAACGGCGTTCCCACTCATCGCCGAGTACTGGAAAGAAGGCGCAATGGAAAAGATGGCCGATTTCTACGCCCGCACCACCCGCCTCAACACCGTGCTGGGCTGCTACTTGGCCCTGGGCCTGGGCCTGAACCTGGACTTCGTGTACGGCCTCATCCACCGCCCGGCCTACGCCGCCGGCAGCGTGGCCGTGCTGCTGCTGCTGGTGGGCCGCCTGGTCGACGGCATCACCGGCGTCAACGGCATCATCGTGCTCACCTCGCCCCGCTACCGCTTCGATTTGGTGTTCAACGCCAGCCTGGCCGTGGCCATCGTGGCCCTGAACGCGCTGCTCATCCCGCGCCTGGGCCTGGCCGGCGCGGCCCTGTCCAACTGCTTGGCCCTGGTGGGCATCAACGTATTGCGCACCTGGTTTGTGTGGCGCACCTACGGCCTCCAACCCTTCGACCGGCGTATTCCGCTCATCGGGGCCCTAGCGGCGGGCGCCGGGCTGGCGGCGTGGCTGCTGCCGGTGCCGCCCAATATTTGGGGGGCCCTACTGCTGCGCGGCGGCACGCTCACGGTGCTTTACGGGGCCGGCCTGCTGCTCACCGGCGCCGCGCCCGAGGTGAACGGCTTGGCCGCCCACGGCTGGGCCCGCCTGCGCGGGCGCCGGGCGTAG
- a CDS encoding DUF433 domain-containing protein has protein sequence MQVINSDPEILGGTPVFNGTRVPIKNLFDYLETGETIAEFLDDFPSVTLKQVLFITDIEEIKRSLEIAVREIYRNDYHLLKEGLNERAITTRLFCYLRPFFLNHDVDHEYNGNIENARNRRKDMVGSELEFEPFRTIRKPKIIDGKAVINISPDIIVHKRGSNSKNILIIEVKKTEQFNRLNLHDKFDITKICYFTSLLNGFVFTLGVFLQIGVKQFCLRYFVEGVEIMIWKKTESVFY, from the coding sequence ATGCAAGTTATCAACAGCGACCCGGAAATTCTGGGAGGTACCCCGGTTTTTAACGGTACGCGGGTGCCCATTAAAAACCTGTTTGATTATTTAGAAACTGGCGAAACCATTGCCGAATTTCTCGATGATTTTCCGTCAGTTACACTTAAACAAGTCTTATTTATAACGGATATTGAGGAAATAAAACGTAGCCTTGAAATTGCTGTTCGAGAAATATATAGAAATGATTATCATTTATTAAAAGAAGGCTTAAATGAAAGAGCTATAACCACGCGACTTTTTTGTTATCTACGGCCATTTTTTCTTAATCACGATGTTGATCACGAATATAATGGTAATATTGAAAACGCTCGCAACCGTAGGAAAGACATGGTTGGTTCCGAGTTAGAATTTGAACCTTTCAGAACAATAAGAAAACCTAAAATAATTGATGGTAAAGCGGTAATTAATATATCTCCTGATATAATTGTTCACAAAAGGGGGTCAAACTCTAAAAATATTTTGATTATTGAGGTGAAAAAAACTGAGCAATTTAATAGACTGAATTTACACGATAAATTTGACATTACTAAAATTTGTTATTTCACAAGTTTGCTGAATGGATTTGTCTTCACATTGGGAGTTTTTTTGCAAATTGGAGTTAAACAATTTTGCCTCAGATACTTTGTAGAAGGAGTGGAAATAATGATCTGGAAAAAGACCGAATCAGTATTTTATTAG